A segment of the Ignavibacteriota bacterium genome:
AAAGTCCATCGTTCATCGGCAACCAATGGCTTCCGCTATCAGCGCTGACAAACACACCGCTTCCGAACGTTGCAGCAAACACAACTCTTCTGTCAGTTGGATGTCGAACTATCGAACGAACCGAATTAACTGAAGCAATCTTTGAAAGTAATGTCCAACTTGCGCCGGCATTGAAACTCTTATACACCCGTCCGCTATCCGAACCGACATACACGATATTTGAATTTCCGGCATCAACAGTAATTGTTCTGATAAAACTATCTTGCAATAAAAATCCATTTGCATTGGTGATGTTTGTCCAATTGCTTCCGCCGTCAGATGTTTTGTAGAGATAATTTAAATCTGTTCCTGCGTAAATGACATTCGGATTCGCTTTGTCAATCGCAATCGAACGAATCGAAGTGCTGAACGGGATTCCGTTATTCGATGCCACCCACGATGTGCCGCCGTTCGTTGTTTTGAACACGCCGTTTCCGGTTCCGGCATACGCAATACTCGCATTGGTAGGATGAGCAACAACTGCACGAATATATTTATTGATGACTGTCGAATCTGAAACAACCCAGTTCGCTCCTCCATCCGTTGTCTTGAACACTCCGGTTCCATAAATACCTGCGTACAGAATCGAAACATTATTTGTCGTTGTAAGCGATGTAACCGAGTTAGAACTTGTCAACGTTGTTGCCGTATTCCACGTCGTTGCGTGATTTGATGAAAGCCAAATCCCATCGCCGAAACCATTTGCGAGCACGACATTTCCATTTGTAATAACTTTAATATCGCGGGCAGAGACACCCATCATTCCGGTGTTTCGCGGTTGCCATGTCTTTCCTGAGTCAACGCTTCCATAAACTCCCATTCCTTCAGTAGCGAGCAACAGTTTGGATTCATCAACATTATCAAGATGAATGTCGTTGATGATTGCCTGAATTCCCGGAAGCCCCGTTCCTTTGGGCCACCCATCTGTTACATCGCCGAGCGAACGACGATAAAAATCACCTGCCGAATCAGTTCCCGCATATCTGAATGCTGTTCCAAAAGCAACAGCACTTGTATTTTTATCGGTCATCGGGTTCGTTGTCCCGCCGCCGTTAATCTCTGTCCAGTTCAACCCGTAGTTTACAGATTTGTAAACACCTTTCGATGCAGTACCGATGATGAGACTATAGTCAGGATAATTTCGTGAAAGCGCAATGGACATGACGGTACTTCTGATACCGATGTTTCGTTGCACTTGCGCCCATGTTACTCCACCATCTGAACTTTTGAACAACGCGCCGCCGGAAGCAACATCAAGAATCGAACCCCCAACATAGATTGAATCAGGTGCGTAAACCTCGACTGCACGTAAGTGCGTCATTGTCATTCCAGAAACAGGGTCGGTCACCACATGATTTGTCCATGTCGTTCCAAGGTTGGTTGATTTATAAAGATTCGCACCATACGTTGCCGCGTACAAAAATCCTGTTGAAACATCATACGCGATATCTCTGACTGAATTAGGAGTTGTAACGGCAAGCGTCCAAGAAGTACCGCCGTTTGTTGATTTGAACACGCCATCGTTTGTTCCGACAAACACATCGTTATCGGAAATAGCGAGTATTGAACGAGCATACGTGTTGATAATTCCCTGAGAGCGGTTGAACCATGACGCGCCTCCGTCCGTGCTTTTATACACGCCCGAACCAAACGCCGCGGCAAAAAGAATATTTCCGCTCACCGGAGATTGAGCAACTGCCCGAATATTTTTATGATTAGGTCCGCTTCCTGTCCACGACTGCGAATGGAGAGAAAAACTGATTGTGAAGAGAAGAACCGCAACCAATGCGCTTCTTCCAAAATTGAACTGTAGATGAGAAAGCATCACTAAAACCCGTAACTGATAAAAAGAACTTCTTTTATTTTGAACTACAACTGATGAACAAAAGACGTCCCATGAAAATATACAGAACATCTTTGTTTCGCTAAAACATTTCAAAGGCTGTGCCAATAAAACGTTGGAAACATAAACACATAATCAAGACAATTAATAGATTTGTAGAAAGACTTTTTTTTCTGTGTGGAATTCATGTCACACAAGTTTATGATTAGGGCAGGAAGGTGTGGAATGGTTGGGACAAAATCTCAGTACCCGAGTGCAACTCCTCCTTCTCTTCTGTCGGCTCCGCTCCAATACCAACCGGTGAGCGGGTCACGAAACAACGCCTCAACTTGTGCTAATGAATAAGGTGGAAACATCATGTTGTGTCCTTTCGCTCGAAGATTTGCAATGACATCATTCGGAAGAGCATACGGTTCAAGCATCAAAGAATCAGGATACAGTTGATGATGAAAGCGCGACTCGTTCACTGCACGCTCGACGCTCATCTTAAAATCAATCACGTTCACGATTGTTTGAAAGACAGATGTTATGATTCTCGGTCCGCCCCGAGCGCCGAGTGCAAGAAACGGTAGGCTGTCCTTCACAACAATTGTTGGCGCCATAGCGCTTACCGGTCGCTTTCCCGGTTCGATTGCATTCTTTTCCGTTCCGACAAGTCCGTACAAATTTGCAACTCCCGGTTTTGCTGTAAAATCATCCATGATGTCATTCAACAAGAAACCCGCACCGGCAACCGTTACTTTGCTTCCGAATAAATCGTTCTGCGTGTAGGTTACGCTCACGACATTTCCTTCTTCATCTGCCACAACGTAGTGCGTCGTGTTATCACTTTCTTTTGTTTGAAAAATTCCATGTTTGATTTTTTCAGCAGGAGTTGCATTGATTGAATCAATATCAAATTTCAATTGAGAAAGATAGAGTTGCGAAAGAAGTCGGTCGGTGGGAACAGAAACGAAAAGCGGGTCAGAGGCAAATTCGTACCGGTCGGCAAAGGCGCGCTTCATTGATTCCGTCATCAAATGAACGGAACGGGAAGAATGAAACTCTGTCGAATCTAGTGTAAATCCTTCCAAGATGTTCAACATCTGTATCAAAGCAATTCCGCCGGAACTTGGCGGCGGCACCGAGAGAATTTTGTACCCGCGATACATTCCTTCCACTGGCTGACGAATTTCCACTTTATAGTTTTTCAAATCTTCCAGCGTGATAATTCCACCGCCTCGCTTCATTTCTTCAACAAGCAACTTTGCTGTTTTCCCTTTGTAGAATTCATCGCTCCCGAACTTCTGAATGCGTTTCAACGTCGCTGCTAATTCCGGCTGACGAAATGTATCTCCTTCCATCAGCAATGTTCCCTTTGGTGCAAACACTTTTGCAGTCGGGGGAAATTGAAGCATCGCATCTTTGTACCATTCTAAGTTTGATTCAAGTCGTCGGTCAACAACAAACCCTCGCTCCGCAAGTTTGATTGCCGGCATGATAACATCCTTCAGTTTTTTCTTGCCGAACAATTCCAACGCTTTGGAAAATCCGGCAACTGTTCCCGGCACACCAACAGAAAGATGCCCGTTGATACTTTTATCAGAAACATTTCCAGAATCATCAAGAAACATATTACGAGTAGATTTTGCAGGTGCAGTCTCCCTGAAATCTATCACGGTCGCATTTCCATCTTTCGTCCTGATGAGCATGAATCCTCCGCCGCCAATATTCCCTGCTTCAGGGAACGTTACTGCAAGCGCGTACCCAACAGCGACTGCCGCGTCAATTGCATTTCCTCCTCGTTTCAATATTTCAATCCCCGCTTCCGATGAGTGTTGATTTGCGGAAACAACCATCGTATGTTTCCCTCTCACCGCGGCGTACATGTTTAACGAAAAGATTCCAGCGAGAGTCAAACAAAGGAAAAATTTTTGAATCATAGTTTTGAATCGAACAGAAATAAAAACGCGTACCGTGAAAGCAAGTCTTTGCGCACGGTACGCGTTTCAATAATTATGAAAGATAATTAGAATGGTAAATCATCTTTTACCGATGGTGGTGGAGCGTAATTATCATCAAGTGGCGGCGGTGTTGGAGTTGAAACTCCGCTTCCGGATTCTCCACCTTTCGAATCAAGCATAATCAAGTTATCAGCAACAATTTCTGTCGTGTAACGTTTTATGCCTGTATTTTTATCATCCCACGAACGTGTTTGAATTTTCCCTTCAAGAAAAATCTTACTCCCTTTCTTCAGATATTGCCCACAAATCTCTGCAAGTTTCCGCCATGCGACGATGTTGTGCCATTCAGTTTTTTCCTGAAGATTTCCACTTTCATCTTTCCATCGCTCGTTCGTTGCGATAGAAAACTTAGCGACGGCAATTCCCGACGCTGTATAACTCACTTCAGGATCTTTTCCTAAGTGACCAATAAGTGTTGCTCTGTTTAATGAATATGACATTGGATTTCTCCCAATTAGTTTTAGATTTTGGATTTAATTTTTGACAAAGATAGCAGTTTCATCAGAATTTGTCAAGCGAAAAGTGTGGAAAGTTGAAATTATTTTTCTTTTTCTTCGATGAACAATTTCTCCCTCTCATACTCAAACAACCCTTGTTTAGTAAGCACGAGTACTTTCTTTTTTGTAAAAATTGCTTCAACTGCCTCACAAAGAACATTTTTAATACTTTTGCTTAACGAACTGTCCACTTCAAACTTCCCAAACAAATTAAGCCTGCAACTATCAACCACAACAAGATTTTCTTCACAAAGCCCAATCGCCTGAAGTTGAGCAAACATGTTTTCAGGATACGTTAGTACGTAATTCCCGAAAATATCAAACACAACGATTGCGTTACCATCAAGAACATATACTTTATCATCGTCTGAGATTCTCATCTTTCGGGGATTTTGCAAACGTCCTTTCCCTGCATCAATACCACCAAAGGTTCTTTCAACTTCATCACCTTTCAGTTTGATGATGCGAATGTTTTCTCCGTCTATAATGTATAGCGCGCCGAATCTATCAACCGCGACACTTGCCGGATAACCAAATCGTCTGTTTTGATTTTCTTCATCCCGCAAACTCAGAGTTGAAACGTAATTGAGATTTCTATCAAATCGTTGAATGCGATGATTGCCATAATCAGCGACATAAATATCAAGTCCGTTTGATGTAAAAATATCGGAAGGTTCGTCGAAAGAATCATTGCTCCATCCCTGCCCGCCAATTTTGTGAATGAGTTTTCCTTCGGGAGAAAATTTACATACTTCGCTCGTCCCTTTATCAAGCACAAAAATATTTCCCGACGGGTCAACAGTCGAAGCAACCGCATCCTGAAACTTTCGCTCGAAAAGATTTTCTCCGCCTGATTGCTTCTGCGAAAATATCAACCCATAGAAACAACCATAACCAAAGCAAAGGTATAACAATATTTGATAAAATTTATTCACGATTCAAATAATAATTATCAATTCACTATTGACAATTCACTATTCACAATTCACCATTCACAATTTTGAGAATACAAATCACCACTTACTAATCACCACTCACTAAAGAGAGACCATCTTCACACCAACAACTCCATCAACGCCCGCTATTTGATTCATCACGACTTGAGAAACAGGCGAATCAATACTCATGATAGTCAGCGCTTGTTTCCCTTGTTCGAATCTTCCGAGCGAAACTCCTGCGATGTTGATGCTTGCGCCGGCAAGTATCGAACCGACTGCCGCCAACATACCGGGCTTGTCTTCGTTGTAGTAAATCAACAGATGCCCTTCCGGCTTGATTTCAAAATAGAATCCATCCATCTTTACAATTCTGATGTTTTTGCCAAAGACCGTTCCGGCAAAACTTCGCTTTTCCTTATCAGTTTCATAAGAAACGGTCAACAATTGATTATACACTTCGTGGTCTTCTTCCCGACTGAGATTGACATTCAACCCGCGTTCTTTTGCAATCAACGGGGCGTTGAGATAATTCACCGGTTCATCAAGCATCGTCTCGAGCAACCCCTTTAACATTGCCGCAGTCAGCGCAGTGCTTGATTCACTCAGCATCGTTCCGTTGGTTTGAAGTTTCAGTGTGTAGAGTTTTCCCTGCATGAGTTGCGCCGTCAGTTTTCCCATCTTCTCTGCAAGTGTCAGATAGGGATGAAGTTCCACTCGCATCGCCTGACGGAATATATCTGCGTTCACGCTTCCGACAATATCTTTTCCCTTCAACACATCGGCAACTTGCCGCGCAATTTCAACTGCGACCTTTTCCTGTGCGTCTTCTGTTGATGCGCCGAGATGCGGAGTCACAACGACATGCGGATGTTTTACCAATGGACTTTCTGTCGGCGGTTCTTTTTCATACACATCGAGCGCGGCGCCTGCAACGATGCCCACATTCAACGCATCAAGCAACGCCTGTTCGTTGATGATTCCTCCTCGTGCGCAGTTGACAAATCGAACACCTTTCTTACACATCGCCAATGCGCGTACATCAATTAGATTTCTTGTCTCGTTGGTAAGCGGTGTATGAACCGTAATGAAATCAGACCGGCGAAGCAATTGGTCGAGGTCAACCAACTCGAATCCCATTTTCGCCGCGACTTCGGGGGCGAGAACAGGGTCGAACGCAATCACTTTCATCTCGAAACCGAGACATCGCCTTGCAACTTCCTTCCCGACTTTCCCAAGACCGACAACGCCAAGCGTCTTTCCGCATAACTCAACACCGACATATTTCTTCCGCTCCCATTTTCCTTCTCTCATACTTTGATGCGCCTGCGGAATATTTCTCGCCATCGCCATCAACAAAGAAATTGTATGCTCAGCAGTAGAAACTGTGTTACCGCCCGGAACATTGAGAACGATAATTCCTTTTCGCGTCGCCGCGTTGATGTCAATGTTATCAACTCCCGTTCCTGCCCGTCCGATTACTTTCATGTTTGATGCGTTCGCAAGAACGTCGGCAGTTACTTTCGTCGCGCTTCGTACTACCAACGCCGAATAATTTCCAATAGATTGCTTCAATTCCTCCGCAGTCATCGTTGGCTTGAAATCAACTTCAAATCCCTCCGATTTCAGGATTTCTACACACTTTTCTTCTATTGGTTCTGAAATTAAGACTTTCATTGTTTCTTTTGGTTACGGGTTTGAGGTTCGAGGTTTGGGTTTTGAGTTTTTCGATTTTTGTTAAGGTATCACAAGATCCACAAATGACAAATGACAAATGACTATTGACAACTCAGCGCTCACTGCTCAGTGCTCACCGCTCGAATCTCCTTTAAAGTCATTTCCAACGCGGAAATAACAGAGAGAACATCGAAATCATCATAATATCCAAGGTGAGAAATGCGGAAAATTTTTCCTTTCATCTCACCCTGTCCGCCTGCGAGTGTGAAACCGTATTTTCCTTTTATGATTTTTGTGAACTGCTTCTCGTCAATTCCATCCGGGAAACAAACTGATGTCAGCGCGTTCGATGGAGATTCAGCAAACAGTCTCAGCCCGAGTTTCTTGCAACCATCACGAACTGCATTCGCAAGTCGTTGATGACGCGCCCACACATGTTCAATTCCTTCATCGCGAATCATTTGCAGTGCAACATCAACTCCGATGATGAGAGAAACAGCGGGAGTCCACGGCGTTCCTTCTCCGGTGATTGCCTTCTTCGCCTTCTTCAGACTGAAATAAAATTTCGGCAACTTCGATTCTTCAATTGATTTCCACGCCCGTTCGCTGACTGCTATAAACGCAAGTCCGGGTGGAATCATCAATCCTTTTTGAGAGCCGGTGAGAACTATATCAAGTCCCCATTCGTCCATTCGCATTTCGAGCGAGCCGACGGATGTAATTCCATCAACCACAATCAACGCGTTGGAAACTGCACGAACTTTTTGTGCAATCGTTTTAATATCCGTCGCAACGCCGGTTGATGTTTCGCTATGTGTGAGAAACACAACTTTTATTTCCGGTCGTGCCTGTAGCCGTTTGATGACTTCATCCGGAGTTACTGCTTTTCCGTACTCGATTTTTATTTCTTCTGTTTGAATACCGTATGCTTTACAAATTTCTCCCCACCGTTCACCAAACTTTCCCGCGTTCACAAACAGCGCAACGTCATTCGGTGAAAGTAAATTACAGACAGCCGCCTCCATCGCTCCTGTGCCGGAACTCGTCAGCGTGTACACCATCTGTTGCGTTTGGAATAAATATTTCAAGTTCTCATTTACACGGTCAAATATCTCGATAAACTCAGGATGACGATGATGAATCATCGGTTGAGCCATTGCAAGCATCACCTGCTCAGGAACCGGCGTCGGACCGGGAGTGAATAATCGTTTCTTGTACATCTCTTTCTTTCTATTTCGAATTGCGAATTGTCAATTTCGAATTATTTCGTCTTTGTTTTTTTACTTTGTTTTTTCTTGCCTGACGGAGTTACATTTGATACGCAGGAAGGTCATTCGTCATTAGTGATTAGTGAGTGGTGAATAGTTAGTGGTGAGTGAACATTGGTTTGAATTAAGTCCACACCTTACCGCTCTACGCTCTACGCTCTAAACTCTATGCTCTCATCTACTCAACTTCTCATCTACTCAACTACTCAAAATCTCAACTACTTCTGATAAACAATCTTCCCCGCCACAATAGTCATCTCCACTTCCGATGATAGAATCTCTGCAGGCGAAACGGTCATAATGTCGTTCGAGAGAATTGTAAAGTCTGCAAGTTTACCAACTTCAATCGTTCCTTTTTGATGTTCTTCAAACGAACCGAATGTTGCCCACTGACTGAAACTTCGAGCCGCTTCTTCACGAGTCATTTTCTGTTCACGATGCCAACCGTCGGCGGGATAACCTTTCACATCGCTTCGGGTCGCCGCCGCGTAGAAGCCGAGAAGCGGATTCACACTTTCAACAGGAAAATCCGAGCCGCCGATGATTTTATTTCCTTCTTGAATCAATGAACGCCACGCGTATGCATATTTCACACGCTCCGCCCCAAGCCGCTCCTCCGCCCAATACATGTCGGATGTTGCGTGAGTTGGTTGCATCGAGGGAATAATTCCTAACTGAGCGAATCGGGGAATATCCGTTGGCGAAAGCACCTGACAATGTTCGATGCGCCATCGCGGCGACGGAGTTTCTTTTGGTAAATCCTTCAGCACAGATTCATACACATTCAGCGCTATGTTGTTTCCTCTGTCTCCTATCGCATGTGTGCAGACCTGAAATCCTCTCGCGTACGCTTGTTGACAAATTAATCGAAGTTGTTCTTCTGTCGTTACAGTCAATCCGCTGTTTCCCGGTTCATCAGAATACTCTTCCAGCAAAGCCGCACCGCGTGAACCAAGAGCGCCATCCATATACATTTTGATTCCACGAATGGTGAGTAAATTTCCGTACCCAATTTCCGGACCTTTTTTCTGATATTCATTCCACGTTTCCCCCGCGCCATCAATTAGCGCGTAAATCCGAATCGGGCATTTTCCTTCATCAATTATTTTCTTCATCACCCGTATTGTCTGAAGTCCAACTCCCATGTCATGCACTTGCGTCAAGCCGAGACTTGCACATTCGTTCAGTGCGGCAAGAAGTCGCTGTTCGACTTCTGCATCGGTCAATGGCGGAA
Coding sequences within it:
- a CDS encoding T9SS type A sorting domain-containing protein, producing MLSHLQFNFGRSALVAVLLFTISFSLHSQSWTGSGPNHKNIRAVAQSPVSGNILFAAAFGSGVYKSTDGGASWFNRSQGIINTYARSILAISDNDVFVGTNDGVFKSTNGGTSWTLAVTTPNSVRDIAYDVSTGFLYAATYGANLYKSTNLGTTWTNHVVTDPVSGMTMTHLRAVEVYAPDSIYVGGSILDVASGGALFKSSDGGVTWAQVQRNIGIRSTVMSIALSRNYPDYSLIIGTASKGVYKSVNYGLNWTEINGGGTTNPMTDKNTSAVAFGTAFRYAGTDSAGDFYRRSLGDVTDGWPKGTGLPGIQAIINDIHLDNVDESKLLLATEGMGVYGSVDSGKTWQPRNTGMMGVSARDIKVITNGNVVLANGFGDGIWLSSNHATTWNTATTLTSSNSVTSLTTTNNVSILYAGIYGTGVFKTTDGGANWVVSDSTVINKYIRAVVAHPTNASIAYAGTGNGVFKTTNGGTSWVASNNGIPFSTSIRSIAIDKANPNVIYAGTDLNYLYKTSDGGSNWTNITNANGFLLQDSFIRTITVDAGNSNIVYVGSDSGRVYKSFNAGASWTLLSKIASVNSVRSIVRHPTDRRVVFAATFGSGVFVSADSGSHWLPMNDGLSDLEIYVLECDNANPINVYVGTGSTGVFHTTYSFVNQAPVLSAIGNQSLLVTQTLSLNIASADGNGTMPSLTVSGLPSGATFTDSGNGNGSFQWTPTYAQNGTYNLTFKASDGSLVDSEKIVITVTNRPPVLTAIGNKSLVFNQSLSFGVSANDPDLLTPTFTLLNKPSSASFVDNGNGTGSFSWSPTYSDIGNYFLLFIASDGVMADSEAVTVTVLDTTGSIITNISVEDGWNLASVPVGLNDMRKNSIFPSAASQAFAYESGYISKDTLQSGAGYWMKFSGNQQLPLGGAVINSDTIDVNARWNLIGGISTPLLIAQVVPVAPSSIVSSFYGFSQSAGYFSEDTLKPGKAYWVKLDQSGQLILGNTLLGKNNPRGTESDNKQEESLVLQFTDAKGRKRNLALGTNPALFNSSNELPPVPPSGVFDVRFASQRSLEIINPTNNQTNEFSLHIRGAEYPVTLSWKGSATFMNSTLSFRGITNTQPLNLRSDGFVTLQSDPEKALKLFIGTKEAIQHPTTFLLSQNYPNPFNPTTTIQYNLPQDALVYMTVHNILGEEVGQLVQQKLTAGVHTQTFDAKSLPSGVYFYRLHAFDVESGFLLFRDSKQLTLVK
- a CDS encoding amidohydrolase, coding for MNQKILAMLFAIVMLGTFYFVVRTGQRSADMLLVNGAVYTLDERNTVAQAVAIRGERIVAVGSTGELMKQFKGVMAIDLQGKTIMPGLIDGHAHILGEGGRIVNLDLRGTTSAEQIADMVGRRAQEIPAGQWIIGRGWDQNDWDVKMFPNKELLDRVAPNNPVMLRRVDGHAAWVNSNVLTLANITSATQDTVGGKIHRSANGEPTGILIDNAMDMITNVVPPLTDAEVEQRLLAALNECASLGLTQVHDMGVGLQTIRVMKKIIDEGKCPIRIYALIDGAGETWNEYQKKGPEIGYGNLLTIRGIKMYMDGALGSRGAALLEEYSDEPGNSGLTVTTEEQLRLICQQAYARGFQVCTHAIGDRGNNIALNVYESVLKDLPKETPSPRWRIEHCQVLSPTDIPRFAQLGIIPSMQPTHATSDMYWAEERLGAERVKYAYAWRSLIQEGNKIIGGSDFPVESVNPLLGFYAAATRSDVKGYPADGWHREQKMTREEAARSFSQWATFGSFEEHQKGTIEVGKLADFTILSNDIMTVSPAEILSSEVEMTIVAGKIVYQK
- the ggt gene encoding gamma-glutamyltransferase; amino-acid sequence: MIQKFFLCLTLAGIFSLNMYAAVRGKHTMVVSANQHSSEAGIEILKRGGNAIDAAVAVGYALAVTFPEAGNIGGGGFMLIRTKDGNATVIDFRETAPAKSTRNMFLDDSGNVSDKSINGHLSVGVPGTVAGFSKALELFGKKKLKDVIMPAIKLAERGFVVDRRLESNLEWYKDAMLQFPPTAKVFAPKGTLLMEGDTFRQPELAATLKRIQKFGSDEFYKGKTAKLLVEEMKRGGGIITLEDLKNYKVEIRQPVEGMYRGYKILSVPPPSSGGIALIQMLNILEGFTLDSTEFHSSRSVHLMTESMKRAFADRYEFASDPLFVSVPTDRLLSQLYLSQLKFDIDSINATPAEKIKHGIFQTKESDNTTHYVVADEEGNVVSVTYTQNDLFGSKVTVAGAGFLLNDIMDDFTAKPGVANLYGLVGTEKNAIEPGKRPVSAMAPTIVVKDSLPFLALGARGGPRIITSVFQTIVNVIDFKMSVERAVNESRFHHQLYPDSLMLEPYALPNDVIANLRAKGHNMMFPPYSLAQVEALFRDPLTGWYWSGADRREGGVALGY
- a CDS encoding phosphoglycerate dehydrogenase, with product MKVLISEPIEEKCVEILKSEGFEVDFKPTMTAEELKQSIGNYSALVVRSATKVTADVLANASNMKVIGRAGTGVDNIDINAATRKGIIVLNVPGGNTVSTAEHTISLLMAMARNIPQAHQSMREGKWERKKYVGVELCGKTLGVVGLGKVGKEVARRCLGFEMKVIAFDPVLAPEVAAKMGFELVDLDQLLRRSDFITVHTPLTNETRNLIDVRALAMCKKGVRFVNCARGGIINEQALLDALNVGIVAGAALDVYEKEPPTESPLVKHPHVVVTPHLGASTEDAQEKVAVEIARQVADVLKGKDIVGSVNADIFRQAMRVELHPYLTLAEKMGKLTAQLMQGKLYTLKLQTNGTMLSESSTALTAAMLKGLLETMLDEPVNYLNAPLIAKERGLNVNLSREEDHEVYNQLLTVSYETDKEKRSFAGTVFGKNIRIVKMDGFYFEIKPEGHLLIYYNEDKPGMLAAVGSILAGASINIAGVSLGRFEQGKQALTIMSIDSPVSQVVMNQIAGVDGVVGVKMVSL
- a CDS encoding single-stranded DNA-binding protein → MSYSLNRATLIGHLGKDPEVSYTASGIAVAKFSIATNERWKDESGNLQEKTEWHNIVAWRKLAEICGQYLKKGSKIFLEGKIQTRSWDDKNTGIKRYTTEIVADNLIMLDSKGGESGSGVSTPTPPPLDDNYAPPPSVKDDLPF
- a CDS encoding alanine--glyoxylate aminotransferase family protein, translated to MYKKRLFTPGPTPVPEQVMLAMAQPMIHHRHPEFIEIFDRVNENLKYLFQTQQMVYTLTSSGTGAMEAAVCNLLSPNDVALFVNAGKFGERWGEICKAYGIQTEEIKIEYGKAVTPDEVIKRLQARPEIKVVFLTHSETSTGVATDIKTIAQKVRAVSNALIVVDGITSVGSLEMRMDEWGLDIVLTGSQKGLMIPPGLAFIAVSERAWKSIEESKLPKFYFSLKKAKKAITGEGTPWTPAVSLIIGVDVALQMIRDEGIEHVWARHQRLANAVRDGCKKLGLRLFAESPSNALTSVCFPDGIDEKQFTKIIKGKYGFTLAGGQGEMKGKIFRISHLGYYDDFDVLSVISALEMTLKEIRAVSTEQ
- a CDS encoding NHL repeat-containing protein, which gives rise to MNKFYQILLYLCFGYGCFYGLIFSQKQSGGENLFERKFQDAVASTVDPSGNIFVLDKGTSEVCKFSPEGKLIHKIGGQGWSNDSFDEPSDIFTSNGLDIYVADYGNHRIQRFDRNLNYVSTLSLRDEENQNRRFGYPASVAVDRFGALYIIDGENIRIIKLKGDEVERTFGGIDAGKGRLQNPRKMRISDDDKVYVLDGNAIVVFDIFGNYVLTYPENMFAQLQAIGLCEENLVVVDSCRLNLFGKFEVDSSLSKSIKNVLCEAVEAIFTKKKVLVLTKQGLFEYEREKLFIEEKEK